Proteins co-encoded in one Xiphophorus couchianus chromosome 16, X_couchianus-1.0, whole genome shotgun sequence genomic window:
- the ppp1caa gene encoding protein phosphatase 1, catalytic subunit, alpha isozyme a encodes MAEPDKLNIDSIIQRLLEVKGSRPGKNVQLTENEIRGLCLKSREIFLSQPILLELEAPLKICGDVHGQYYDLLRLFEYGGFPPESNYLFLGDYVDRGKQSLETICLLLAYKIKYPENFFLLRGNHECASINRIYGFYDECKRRYNIKLWKTFTDCFNCLPVAAIVDEKIFCCHGGLSPDLQSMEQIRRVMRPTDVPDQGLLCDLLWADPDKDVLGWGENDRGVSFTFGADVVAKFLHKHDMDLICRAHQVVEDGYEFFAKRQLVTLFSAPNYCGEFDNAGAMMSVDETLMCSFQILKPADKKLYPYGGGGGGGGVGLGRPVTPPRNAAKAGKAKK; translated from the exons atggCGGAGCCGGACAAATTAAACATCGACTCTATTATTCAACGTCTTTTGGAAG TGAAGGGCTCCCGGCCGGGGAAGAACGTCCAGCTGACGGAGAACGAGATCCGTGGCCTTTGCCTCAAATCCAGGGAAATCTTCCTGAGTCAGCCAATCCTGCTCGAATTAGAGGctcctttaaaaatatgtg gcgATGTCCATGGTCAGTACTACGACCTGCTCCGACTCTTTGAATACGGAGGCTTCCCTCCAGAGAGCAACTACCTGTTTCTGGGCGACTACGTGGACAGAGGGAAGCAGTCGCTGGAGACCATCTGTCTGCTTCTAGCCTATAAGATCAAATACCCCGAGAACTTTTTCCTGCTGCGCGGAAACCACGAGTGCGCCTCCATTAACCGAATCTACGGCTTTTATGATGAGT GTAAGCGACGGTATAACATCAAGCTGTGGAAAACCTTCACAGACTGCTTCAACTGTTTACCTGTGGCTGCTATTGTAGATGAGAAAATATTCTGCTGTCATGGAG gTTTGTCTCCGGACCTGCAGTCGATGGAGCAGATCCGCAGAGTCATGCGGCCCACAGACGTTCCGGACCAAGGCTTGCTGTGCGACCTGCTGTGGGCCGACCCGGACAAAGACGTGCTGGGCTGGGGCGAGAACGACCGCGGCGTCTCCTTCACATTTGGGGCGGATGTGGTGGCCAAATTTTTGCACAAACATGACATGGACCTAATATGCAGGGCACATCAg GTGGTTGAAGACGGTTATGAGTTTTTCGCAAAGAGGCAACTCGTCACTCTTTTCTCAGCTCCCAACTACTGTGGAGAGTTTGACAACGCTGGTGCCATGATGAGTGTGGATGAGACGCTCATGTGCTCCTTCCAG attttgaaGCCAGCAGATAAGAAATTGTATCCTTACGGCggcggcggaggaggaggaggtgtggGACTGGGAAGACCCGTCACTCCTCCACGGAACGCAGCCAAGGCCGGCAAGGCCAAGAAATAA
- the cldni gene encoding claudin i has translation MGSSAVQMVCVAFGVMGLIGVIVCCALPLWKVSAFIGNNIVTAQESQEGLWMQCVKQSTGQQQCKVYDSLLQLGSDLQAARAMTIISCMLSGLSLLVLFCGADFTTCVQNEDVKPKISLMAAVGLMLAGLLVIIPVSWSAHNTVRDFHNQLVHESLKRELGGCIYIGWAAGVMMLLAGGLLCCFSRPKSSSSGGTAKYYSNSASAPNKNYV, from the exons ATGGGATCGTCAGCTGTTCAGATGGTATGTGTGGCCTTTGGGGTCATGGGGCTCATTGGGGTCATCGTCTGCTGCGCCCTTCCTCTCTGGAAAGTGTCAGCCTTCATAGGAAACAACATTGTGACGGCGCAG GAGAGTCAAGAAGGTCTGTGGATGCAGTGTGTGAAGCAGAGCACTGGGCAGCAACAGTGCAAAGTGTACGACTCCTTGTTGCAGTTAGGCTCTGACCTGCAGGCCGCCCGCGCCATGACCATCATCAGCTGCATGCTCAGTGGGCTCAGCCTCCTCGTCCTCTTCTGCGGCGCCGACTTCACCACATGTGTTCAGAACGAAGACGTCAAGCCCAAAATCAGCCTGATGGCCGCAGTGGGGCTGATGCTGGCCGGCCTGCTGGTGATCATCCCGGTCAGCTGGTCGGCGCACAACACTGTGAGAGATTTCCACAACCAACTGGTGCACGAGTCCCTGAAGAGAGAGCTGGGAGGATGCATCTATATCGGCTGGGCAGCCGGCGTGATGATGCTCCTGGCTGGAGGtctgctctgctgcttcagCAGACCCAAATCCAGCAGCTCCGGAGGAACCGCCAAGTACTACAGCAACAGCGCTTCAGCGCCAAACAAGAACTACGTGTAG